A single window of Metallosphaera hakonensis JCM 8857 = DSM 7519 DNA harbors:
- a CDS encoding ABC transporter permease, producing MAWSRYIAQRLTFFAYSFVFLLILNFLIPRLMPGNPVSRFVNPLMTPQAQHQILEQFGLTKPLYVQFILYLEGVFTGNFGVSFLYYPTPVSTLIAERLPWTLFLTGTATVLSALLGMFLGLIGAWKRGKSDSAMVFSSLALRSVPTFWLGLVLLIGFGVSLKIFPTSGYFSTSLLTSGGGLGAFLSSLLYHSFLPIVTLMAYLVGGNLLIMRASTLGTLREDYVMMLKAFGYDDRKILFGHVMRNASLPMVTNVGIQMGYIVSGAVLVETVFSYPGMGLLVYQAVLARDYPTLQGAFFVLTVTTLIALLLVDLLYSVLDPRVRR from the coding sequence ATGGCCTGGTCCAGGTATATAGCCCAAAGGCTCACCTTTTTTGCCTACTCCTTCGTGTTTCTCCTTATCTTAAACTTCCTGATTCCCAGGCTTATGCCGGGGAACCCGGTGTCAAGGTTCGTGAATCCGCTAATGACTCCGCAGGCTCAACATCAAATCCTGGAACAGTTCGGACTCACGAAGCCCCTCTACGTTCAGTTCATCCTTTACCTTGAGGGCGTCTTCACTGGGAATTTCGGGGTCTCGTTCCTGTATTACCCAACTCCTGTGTCCACGTTGATAGCTGAGAGACTCCCGTGGACCCTCTTCCTCACGGGAACTGCCACGGTGCTCTCGGCGCTTCTCGGGATGTTCCTGGGACTGATCGGGGCCTGGAAGAGGGGGAAGTCCGATTCCGCCATGGTGTTCTCGTCCTTGGCCCTGAGGTCCGTTCCCACCTTCTGGCTTGGCCTGGTGTTGCTCATAGGTTTTGGGGTGTCTTTGAAGATCTTCCCAACTAGCGGTTACTTCTCCACCTCTCTCCTGACCTCGGGGGGAGGATTGGGAGCCTTCCTGTCTTCCCTACTCTACCACTCTTTCCTTCCCATAGTGACGCTAATGGCCTACCTCGTGGGAGGTAACTTGCTCATAATGAGGGCGTCAACCCTGGGTACCCTGAGGGAGGACTACGTTATGATGCTTAAGGCCTTCGGCTACGATGATAGGAAGATCCTGTTCGGACACGTTATGAGGAACGCCTCCCTACCCATGGTGACCAACGTAGGTATTCAGATGGGCTATATAGTGAGCGGGGCGGTGTTGGTGGAGACCGTGTTCTCCTACCCAGGTATGGGACTCCTGGTGTATCAGGCGGTGCTTGCCAGGGACTATCCTACCCTTCAGGGGGCATTTTTCGTCCTGACCGTGACGACCCTCATAGCCCTGTTACTTGTGGACCTCCTGTACTCGGTCCTAGACCCAAGAGTGAGGAGGTGA